In the Nicotiana tabacum cultivar K326 chromosome 16, ASM71507v2, whole genome shotgun sequence genome, one interval contains:
- the LOC107830725 gene encoding pentatricopeptide repeat-containing protein At3g49710-like — translation MNQQTLVECLQNFRHILKTCIAQRDLLTGKSLHTLYVKSLIPSSTYLSNHFILLYSKCGLLTTARRAFEATPAPNVFSFNAIINAYTKESQLHLAHQLFDKIPQPDIVSYNTLISAYADLGYTLPAFRLFLDLREMGRGMDGFTLSAAITAANDNVDFITQLHSLSISAGFISYASVNNTLITYYSKNGLLDYAQGVFASMGEIKDEVSWNTMIVAYGQHREGTKALALYKEMEHRDLNLDMFTMASVLTALTSMEDLRGGLQFHARLIKVGFHENPHVGSGLIDLYSKCSGGISDCKKVFQEIPYPDLVLWNTMISAYSQSELCEEAVACFRQMQLAGHRPDDCSFVCVIGASSNLSSPTQGKQIHSLTVKSSITSNRISVSNALIAMYSKCGNLHDARLLFDRMPEHNAVTLNSMITGYAQHGHGAESRLLFEWMLERNLTPTNITFISVLSACAHTGKVEEGKKYFGLMTDKFGIKPEVEHYSCMIDLLGRAGKLEEAERLIETMPYNPGTIGWGSLLRACRTHGNIVLATKAANQCVRMDPSNAAPYVMLVHMKACLGRWEEVAAIRKQMRDKGIRKQVGCSWIEVAKRVHVFVAEDSSHPMINEVYKFWEEMSKKMKQEGYSPDLRWALIRDDGARQEEKERSLWHHSEKLAVAFGLLSTKDGEPILIIKNLRICGDCHNAIKFLSGMTGRVITVRDCHRFHCFKDGACSCGDYW, via the coding sequence ATGAACCAACAAACATTGGTGGAGTGCCTCCAAAACTTCCGCCACATTCTGAAAACATGCATAGCCCAGAGAGACCTCTTAACTGGCAAATCTCTGCATACCCTTTACGTCAAATCACTCATTCCATCATCTACTTACCTCTCCAACCATTTCATCCTTCTCTACTCCAAGTGTGGCCTCCTTACCACTGCTCGCAGGGCTTTCGAAGCCACGCCTGCACCCAATGTCTTCTCATTCAATGCTATCATCAATGCCTATACTAAAGAGTCTCAGCTCCACCTTGCCCACCAACTGTTTGATAAAATTCCCCAACCAGATATTGTTTCTTACAACACCCTTATCTCCGCTTACGCTGATCTTGGCTACACCCTGCCTGCTTTTCGACTCTTTCTCGACTTGAGGGAGATGGGTCGTGGCATGGATGGGTTTACACTTTCCGCTGCTATTACTGCTGCTAATGACAATGTTGATTTCATCACTCAGCTTCATTCCTTGTCTATTTCAGCTGGGTTTATCTCTTATGCTTCTGTTAACAACACTCTCATAACGTACTATAGCAAAAATGGGCTTCTAGATTATGCTCAAGGGGTATTCGCATCAATGGGTGAGATAAAAGATGAAGTTTCTTGGAACACGATGATTGTTGCTTATGGGCAGCATAGGGAAGGGACAAAGGCGTTGGCTTTGTATAAAGAAATGGAACATAGGGACTTAAATTTAGACATGTTTACTATGGCAAGTGTATTGACAGCGCTTACGTCCATGGAAGACTTGCGCGGTGGGCTTCAATTTCATGCTCGGTTAATCAAAGTGGGTTTTCACGAAAATCCACACGTTGGAAGTGGTCTGATTGATCTGTACTCAAAATGTAGTGGTGGCATATCAGATTGCAAAAAAGTCTTTCAGGAAATTCCTTATCCTGACTTAGTCCTTTGGAACACAATGATTTCTGCATATTCGCAGTCTGAGTTGTGTGAAGAAGCTGTTGCTTGTTTTAGACAAATGCAGCTTGCCGGCCATCGACCTGATGATTGCAGCTTTGTTTGCGTGATTGGTGCATCTTCCAACTTGTCATCACCGACTCAAGGGAAACAAATTCACTCTTTGACAGTCAAGTCTAGCATTACGTCCAACCGAATCTCAGTGAGCAATGCTCTCATTGCAATGTATTCTAAATGTGGAAATCTGCATGATGCAAGACTACTTTTTGATAGAATGCCTGAGCATAATGCTGTCACTTTAAATTCTATGATCACAGGCTATGCACAGCATGGGCATGGAGCGGAGTCGCGGCTACTATTTGAATGGATGCTTGAAAGAAATCTGACACCTACAAATATAACATTCATCTCTGTCCTATCTGCATGTGCACACACTGGAAAAGTCGaggaagggaagaagtattttggTTTAATGACTGACAAATTTGGGATAAAACCAGAGGTTGAGCACTATTCATGCATGATTGACCTTTTGGGTCGAGCAGGAAAGCTCGAGGAAGCAGAGAGACTAATCGAAACAATGCCATATAATCCCGGTACAATTGGCTGGGGCTCGTTACTTAGGGCATGTCGAACTCATGGTAATATAGTGCTAGCAACAAAGGCAGCTAACCAGTGTGTTCGGATGGATCCTTCAAATGCGGCACCGTATGTCATGCTTGTACACATGAAAGCTTGTCTTGGCAGATGGGAAGAGGTAGCAGCTATTAGAAAACAAATGCGAGACAAGGGAATCAGAAAGCAAGTGGGTTGCAGTTGGATTGAGGTGGCCAAAAGAGTTCATGTCTTTGTGGCAGAGGATAGTTCTCATCCGATGATAAACGAGGTGTATAAATTCTGGGAAGAGATGTCAAAGAAGATGAAGCAAGAAGGGTATTCTCCAGATTTGAGGTGGGCTCTGATTAGAGATGATGGAGCTAGGCAGGAGGAGAAAGAGAGAAGCTTATGGCATCATAGTGAAAAGTTGGCAGTTGCTTTCGGGCTTTTATCTACTAAAGACGGTGAACCTATTCTTATCATAAAGAATTTAAGAATATGTGGTGACTGTCATAATGCAATTAAATTTCTATCTGGTATGACAGGAAGAGTGATTACAGTAAGGGATTGCCACAGGTTTCATTGCTTCAAGGATGGGGCATGTTCTTGTGGGGATTACTGGTGA